Below is a genomic region from Rhodococcus sp. WMMA185.
TAGCCCGGTAGAACGGCACATCCACACCTTCGAGGTCGACCGCGAGTTCCTCGAGCCGCCGATCGACACCCAGCAGAGCGATGGGGTCGAACCGAGACGCCAGCATTCGCTGTACGACCAGCACGCCCTCCGCGATTACCAAGCCCTTCCCCGAGGGAAGGTCTGGGCGACGATCCGACGAGTTGAGATCGCGAAAGTCGTCCAGCCTGCTGTCGGCCGGATCCGGCGTGTCGATGACGTGAACCACCGGTCCATCGTGCCGTATGCGCGGGGTTTACTCCGAATCGGCGACGATGGATGTGATGATGCCGACCGCGTCACGAAGAACCTTCAACTCCGCCTCGTCGAGCCCGGACAACTGCTCGTTCATCCATACTTCGCGGGCATGGGTCTCGTCGATGATCAGCGCGCGTCCCGAGTCCGTGAGAGTGACGATTATCTGTCGCCCGTCTGTAGGGTGCGGTGCACGCTCGACCAGACCCAGCTCGACCAGCGAGGCGATGACACGGGTCATCGAGGGTGGCTGGACCTTTTCCTTGGCGGCGAGACTGCCCGGAGTCATTGCCCCCTCACGCGAGAGGGTGGCCAGGGCCGACAACTGAGTGAGTGAGACCTGGGCATCCGCGCGCCGTCCACGCAAGTGGCGGGTGAGGCGCACGACAGCCAGGGAGAGGTCGCTGGCGAGTGCTCGGGTTTCCGTGGTCACTGCACTGACAATACGGGACCGGCGGGCGTGCGTTTACGTTAACGCGTTGGTGATTGGATCGACCGCGAAGTAGGCCACGAAAAGCAGCGACACAATCCACATCAAGGGATGAATCTTTCTGATGCCACCACCTGCGGCGTTCAGGGCAACCCAGGAGATGAATCCGACGCCGATACCGTTGGCGATCGAGTACGTGAACGGCATGACGACAATGGTGAGGAACGCGGGCAACGCCATCGAGAACTTGGTGAAGTCGATGTCGCGAACCTGGCTGATCATCATTGCACCGACCACGACCAGCGCCGGGGCCGCTGCCTCGATCGGCACGACCTCATACAGCGGGGTGAGGAACATCGCGGCCAGGAACAGCACACCCGTCACCACATTCGCCAGTCCGGTGCGAGCACCCTCGGCGATACCCGACGCGGACTCCACGAACACCGTGTTGGACGACGCCGAAGCACCGCCACCGACGACTGCTCCCGCCCCCTCGACGACCAGTGCGCGTCCGATGTTGGGGACGTTGCCGTTCTCGTTCGTGAGGCCGGCCTCCTTGCCGAGGCCGGTCATCGTGCCCATGGCATCGAAGAAGTTCGCCAACACCAAGGTGAAGACCAGCAGGCTGGCTGCGAGGACACCGATACGCGTGAAGGCACCGAAGAGGCTGACCTCGCCGACCAGGCTGAGGTCAGGAAGTTCGGCCAGCACGTTAGGAGCATCCGGGACACTGAGATTCCAGCCCTGGGGGTTCACACCCAGCGACGGTCCGACGCCGGCCACAGCCTCGATGATCGCGGCGAACACGGTCGTGACGACGATGCCGATCAGCAGACCACCGCGCACCTTGCGCACCACCAGAATGCCCATCAGCAGAAGACCGAACACGAACGTGACGGTCGGCCATGAGGAGATCGATCCGTTGATACCCAGGCCGACCGGGACGGTGGTCCCTGCGGCGTCAGGGATGCGGCGCACGAACCCGGCATCGACGAGACCGATGAAAGCGATGAACATGCCGATGCCGGCGGCGATCGCCGACTTCAGCTCGGGCGGAATCGCGTTGAACACGGCGGTCCGGAATCCGGTGAGCGCCAGTACGACGATGATGACACCGTCGATGACCACGAGCCCCATCGCCTCCGGCCAGGTGACCTGCGGCGCGATCGTCACGGCGAGGAGGCTGTTGATGCCCAGGCCCGCCGCGATGGCGAAGGGATAGTTGGCGACAACGCCGAAGATGATGCTCATCAACCCCGCCACCAGGGCCGTGACGGCGGCCAACTGGTCCACGGGGAGAATATTGCCGAGCACATCGGTCTTCGCGGCGGCATCCTCCGGGGAGAAGCTGCCGAGGATGAGGGGATTGAGCACAACGATGTACGCCATCGCTACGAACGTGACCACTCCACCGCGGATCTCCGTGCCTACCGTCGAACCACGCTCGGTGATCTTGAAGTAGTTGTCGAGCAGTCTTGGAGTCGTACCCATAATTCCCAATTCCTCGCCTGAAATCGCGGCCTGAAGTCGCGCACCGCCCATGGAGATTAGGGCACGCGGACAGGGGTAACGTTCAGCTCGTGAACGAGAACACAGGCCGCCCATCGCTCACTCAACGCCTCTCCGACCCGCGACCTGCGCTGATCCTGGGGACACTGGCGTGGGCAGCCGCGGCCGGCGTGGTGATTGTCACGGGCGACCGGTGGTCGAATGTGTTCCCGACAACTATCGCCGGCGTGGTCGTAGGGTGCCTCGGCTACGGATTGTTCACGTTGCAGAGG
It encodes:
- a CDS encoding DUF2530 domain-containing protein, translated to MNENTGRPSLTQRLSDPRPALILGTLAWAAAAGVVIVTGDRWSNVFPTTIAGVVVGCLGYGLFTLQRRAARRGSRGAQQGLL
- a CDS encoding MarR family winged helix-turn-helix transcriptional regulator, whose product is MTTETRALASDLSLAVVRLTRHLRGRRADAQVSLTQLSALATLSREGAMTPGSLAAKEKVQPPSMTRVIASLVELGLVERAPHPTDGRQIIVTLTDSGRALIIDETHAREVWMNEQLSGLDEAELKVLRDAVGIITSIVADSE
- a CDS encoding NCS2 family permease — encoded protein: MGTTPRLLDNYFKITERGSTVGTEIRGGVVTFVAMAYIVVLNPLILGSFSPEDAAAKTDVLGNILPVDQLAAVTALVAGLMSIIFGVVANYPFAIAAGLGINSLLAVTIAPQVTWPEAMGLVVIDGVIIVVLALTGFRTAVFNAIPPELKSAIAAGIGMFIAFIGLVDAGFVRRIPDAAGTTVPVGLGINGSISSWPTVTFVFGLLLMGILVVRKVRGGLLIGIVVTTVFAAIIEAVAGVGPSLGVNPQGWNLSVPDAPNVLAELPDLSLVGEVSLFGAFTRIGVLAASLLVFTLVLANFFDAMGTMTGLGKEAGLTNENGNVPNIGRALVVEGAGAVVGGGASASSNTVFVESASGIAEGARTGLANVVTGVLFLAAMFLTPLYEVVPIEAAAPALVVVGAMMISQVRDIDFTKFSMALPAFLTIVVMPFTYSIANGIGVGFISWVALNAAGGGIRKIHPLMWIVSLLFVAYFAVDPITNALT